From the genome of Ignavibacteriales bacterium, one region includes:
- a CDS encoding 4Fe-4S dicluster domain-containing protein gives MDHANSNTKTLSEKVKELTSQSPMICYQCGKCSAGCPVRDYMRESPNHVLRLVQLGFDEEALKSSTYWLCAGCLTCSSRCPQNFDLAKFMDAMRQIALKEGIEIGEKDTVKFHKVFLNQIKNHGKMFEFGLARDYKLTTQNFMQDVDVAPEMFIKGKISLFPHNVKDKKGIKKIFDNID, from the coding sequence ATGGATCATGCTAACAGTAATACCAAAACTCTTTCAGAAAAAGTAAAAGAACTCACCTCTCAGTCACCAATGATTTGTTATCAATGCGGAAAATGTTCTGCCGGATGTCCGGTTAGAGACTACATGCGTGAATCGCCCAATCATGTTTTAAGATTAGTTCAACTTGGATTTGATGAAGAAGCATTGAAGTCATCAACTTATTGGCTTTGTGCCGGATGTCTAACATGCAGTTCACGCTGCCCTCAAAATTTTGATCTCGCTAAATTTATGGATGCTATGAGGCAAATTGCATTAAAAGAGGGAATTGAAATTGGCGAGAAGGACACGGTTAAATTTCATAAAGTGTTTTTGAACCAGATTAAAAATCATGGTAAGATGTTTGAGTTTGGTTTGGCGCGTGATTACAAATTGACAACGCAAAATTTTATGCAGGATGTTGATGTTGCCCCCGAAATGTTTATCAAAGGGAAAATCAGTCTATTCCCTCACAATGTGAAAGACAAAAAGGGAATAAAAAAGATATTTGATAATATAGATTAA
- the pyk gene encoding pyruvate kinase: MITKFAKTKILATIGPATDSMEKLEALIDAGCNAFRLNFSHGNLEYFEKVFNSINELCISKSLPIPILIDLQGPKIRIGELEKPEIEIFDGNKIEITNEKVIGTAQKISTSYLPLPTDAEIGDRILIDDGLINLKVISKTKTSVICEVVNGGILKPKKGMNLPGMKLSSPSVTELDLVNLEFALKHRVDFIALSFVRNASDIYDLRKWLKDRGFDKPIIAKIEKPEAVTNFESILIAADGIMVARGDLGVELKPYDVPIIQKRIIKRCNELGKLVITATQMLESMVSNPVPTRAEASDVANAVWDGTDVVMLSAETSVGKFPMQAVKLMGEIILNAERAYEFDREINFAQPEFIEANLFDSMNKGICSISKQINATAIVAFTAKGNTPNSLSKFRPHSIIIAVSDSFDTMNKLSLKWGVLSLYCEDISNRNIAAEIVRKQILEEKIVAPGDLVIFTEGGLKIKNVRENWIRFEVI; the protein is encoded by the coding sequence ATGATAACAAAATTCGCAAAGACGAAAATACTTGCTACCATTGGACCGGCGACGGATTCAATGGAAAAATTAGAAGCATTAATAGATGCCGGATGTAACGCGTTCAGACTTAATTTTTCTCACGGTAATCTGGAATATTTCGAAAAGGTTTTTAATTCTATAAATGAATTATGCATTTCAAAATCACTTCCAATTCCTATTCTTATTGATTTACAAGGACCTAAAATTAGAATCGGTGAGTTAGAAAAACCGGAGATAGAAATATTCGACGGAAACAAAATTGAAATAACAAATGAAAAAGTAATTGGAACGGCGCAAAAGATTTCTACTTCATATTTACCACTGCCGACGGATGCGGAAATAGGAGATAGAATTTTAATTGATGACGGTCTGATTAATTTAAAAGTTATTTCGAAAACCAAAACATCTGTAATATGCGAAGTAGTTAACGGCGGAATCTTAAAGCCCAAAAAGGGAATGAATCTTCCCGGTATGAAACTCAGTTCTCCATCCGTCACCGAACTAGATTTAGTCAATCTTGAATTCGCTTTGAAGCATCGTGTTGATTTTATTGCTCTCTCTTTCGTTAGAAACGCATCGGATATTTATGATTTGAGGAAGTGGTTAAAAGACCGCGGTTTCGATAAACCGATAATAGCAAAAATCGAAAAGCCGGAAGCAGTAACAAATTTTGAAAGTATTCTAATTGCCGCTGACGGAATAATGGTTGCAAGGGGCGATCTTGGTGTTGAGTTAAAACCATATGATGTTCCGATTATTCAAAAAAGAATTATTAAAAGATGTAACGAGTTAGGAAAACTTGTTATAACCGCGACTCAGATGCTTGAATCGATGGTGAGTAATCCCGTTCCGACCAGAGCCGAAGCATCCGATGTAGCGAATGCGGTTTGGGATGGAACCGATGTTGTAATGCTCAGTGCTGAAACATCCGTCGGAAAATTTCCAATGCAAGCTGTAAAATTAATGGGAGAAATAATTCTTAACGCCGAACGCGCTTACGAATTTGATAGAGAAATAAATTTTGCTCAACCCGAATTTATTGAGGCAAATCTATTCGATTCCATGAACAAAGGAATCTGTTCGATTTCCAAACAAATTAATGCAACGGCTATTGTTGCATTTACAGCTAAAGGGAATACTCCAAATAGTCTTTCGAAATTTAGACCGCACTCAATTATTATTGCCGTGTCGGATAGTTTTGATACAATGAATAAACTCTCTTTAAAATGGGGAGTGCTCTCTTTGTATTGTGAAGATATTAGCAACAGAAACATAGCCGCTGAGATTGTCCGCAAACAAATTCTTGAAGAAAAGATTGTTGCACCTGGCGATTTAGTTATATTTACAGAAGGCGGACTTAAGATTAAAAATGTACGTGAAAACTGGATTCGATTCGAAGTAATTTGA
- a CDS encoding ATP-binding protein → MTLLKARNLNELKSEELKWTCDTDVFDFENTKNVKPIEGIVGQERALKALRLGVELKSPGYNIFITGLSGTGKFTAIKQMLESITPDCSNLYDYAYVNNFKDEDRPMLLQFPAGQANKFKKDLSRSIKFLQEKIPQLLSAEPFAKQKKQIFSEFGKIQQRMMTEFEEKLKKDKFTLGQVKVGELARPEILALVDEQPVFVQQLDELIHTEKITKEKAEEIVTKYASYQDELQRVFRESLKLTQDFQERVAKLEGEFVNEFIALTLEELKKKYKIHSVKDYLDQVHESILINLDVFKGQKPAREEADGGVIIDYLKEYELNIILDNSRTKKCPVIVETSPTYNNLFGTIEKYSDGKGGWYADFTKIKAGSLLRANGGYIIINAMDAFGEPGVWKTLKRVLLFGQLEIQDVANLYQLSPSILKPEPIDVDTKVILIGNSYIYSMLSSYEDDFNKIFKVKADFDYEMKRSESTMTEYAMVIKKLIQMEKLLEFDKSAIAKIIEYGARYAGEKNKLTTRFAYIADLVREACFWARDNKQKMVSSFHVDEAFNSSKERHGLYESKLSEMINDGTILIDTDGMRVGTINGLAVYESGKFAFGKPTRITASVSLGTGNIINVERESGLSGNTHNKGVLIISGYFRENFGTRIPLSFTASLVFEQGYGMIDGDSASITEICALLSALSNIPLKQSFAITGSVNQKGEIQPIGGVNEKVEGFFDVCKSKGLTGKQGVVIPAQNVKDLMLDDEVVDAVKKNKFHIYAVRKVEEAVEILTGIRAGTKLKNGKYEPNTVFGEVEKELTSMRKRLRPAEKKKNNSNAKENGESKSLKSKKKK, encoded by the coding sequence ATGACACTTCTTAAAGCCCGCAATTTGAACGAGTTAAAATCAGAAGAATTAAAATGGACTTGCGATACCGATGTATTTGATTTTGAGAATACAAAAAATGTTAAACCGATCGAGGGAATAGTAGGACAGGAACGCGCGTTGAAAGCCTTACGGCTCGGTGTTGAATTGAAAAGCCCAGGCTACAATATTTTTATTACCGGTCTTTCAGGCACGGGTAAATTCACTGCAATAAAACAGATGCTGGAATCAATAACACCGGATTGTTCTAATCTTTATGATTACGCATATGTAAATAATTTTAAAGATGAAGACAGACCAATGCTGCTGCAGTTTCCAGCCGGACAGGCGAACAAATTCAAAAAAGATTTATCGCGCTCAATTAAATTTTTACAAGAAAAAATTCCGCAGTTGCTCTCCGCCGAGCCATTTGCGAAACAGAAGAAACAAATATTCTCTGAATTCGGCAAAATACAACAGAGGATGATGACGGAGTTCGAAGAAAAACTTAAAAAAGATAAATTCACTCTCGGTCAAGTTAAAGTGGGTGAACTTGCCCGTCCCGAAATCTTAGCTCTGGTTGATGAACAGCCCGTTTTTGTTCAACAGCTCGATGAACTAATTCACACGGAAAAAATCACAAAAGAAAAAGCAGAAGAGATTGTTACAAAATATGCTTCTTATCAGGATGAACTTCAGAGAGTTTTCAGAGAAAGTTTAAAACTCACACAGGACTTCCAAGAAAGAGTAGCAAAACTTGAGGGTGAGTTTGTTAATGAATTTATAGCACTCACACTTGAGGAATTGAAGAAGAAATATAAAATTCATTCCGTTAAGGATTATTTAGACCAGGTTCACGAAAGTATTCTTATTAATCTGGATGTATTTAAAGGACAGAAACCGGCTCGCGAGGAAGCCGACGGCGGAGTTATAATTGATTATCTGAAAGAGTACGAGCTCAATATCATACTCGATAATTCTCGTACAAAAAAATGTCCGGTAATTGTTGAAACATCGCCAACATATAATAACTTATTCGGAACAATTGAAAAGTATAGTGACGGAAAAGGCGGCTGGTACGCAGACTTCACAAAAATAAAAGCCGGTTCCTTACTTCGTGCGAACGGCGGATATATAATTATCAATGCTATGGACGCTTTTGGAGAACCGGGCGTTTGGAAAACTCTCAAACGCGTTTTACTATTTGGACAATTAGAAATCCAAGACGTTGCCAATCTTTATCAACTATCACCCAGCATATTAAAACCGGAACCGATTGACGTTGACACAAAAGTAATATTGATTGGAAACAGTTATATCTATTCAATGCTCTCTTCGTACGAAGATGACTTTAATAAAATTTTTAAGGTTAAAGCCGATTTTGATTATGAGATGAAACGTTCGGAATCTACTATGACCGAATACGCGATGGTCATTAAGAAATTAATTCAGATGGAAAAACTCTTAGAGTTCGATAAATCTGCAATAGCAAAAATTATTGAATATGGCGCTCGTTATGCAGGTGAGAAAAATAAACTGACTACTCGTTTTGCATACATCGCGGATCTAGTACGCGAAGCTTGTTTTTGGGCGCGCGACAACAAACAAAAAATGGTATCAAGTTTTCATGTTGATGAAGCATTCAATTCCTCAAAAGAACGGCACGGGCTTTATGAATCCAAACTTTCTGAAATGATTAATGATGGAACAATACTCATAGATACAGATGGAATGCGTGTGGGAACAATCAATGGACTCGCTGTTTACGAAAGCGGAAAATTTGCATTTGGAAAACCAACACGAATTACTGCGTCTGTTTCACTTGGTACCGGAAATATTATAAATGTTGAACGGGAATCCGGATTAAGCGGAAACACTCACAACAAAGGTGTGTTAATAATTTCCGGCTACTTCAGAGAAAATTTCGGTACACGCATTCCTCTTTCATTTACGGCAAGTTTGGTTTTTGAACAAGGATATGGAATGATTGACGGAGACAGCGCATCAATTACAGAAATCTGCGCTCTTCTTTCCGCCCTTTCCAATATTCCGCTCAAGCAATCTTTTGCAATTACGGGATCTGTAAATCAAAAAGGAGAAATTCAACCGATCGGTGGTGTGAATGAAAAGGTTGAAGGATTTTTCGATGTCTGCAAATCGAAAGGATTAACCGGTAAACAAGGCGTGGTAATTCCCGCACAGAATGTTAAAGATTTAATGCTCGATGATGAAGTGGTTGATGCGGTGAAAAAAAATAAATTCCATATCTATGCCGTAAGAAAAGTTGAAGAAGCTGTTGAAATATTAACAGGAATTCGCGCGGGCACAAAATTGAAGAATGGTAAGTATGAACCGAATACCGTCTTTGGCGAAGTTGAAAAAGAACTTACATCAATGAGAAAAAGATTACGTCCTGCCGAGAAGAAAAAAAATAATTCCAACGCAAAAGAAAACGGCGAGTCAAAATCACTCAAGAGTAAAAAGAAAAAATGA
- the amrS gene encoding AmmeMemoRadiSam system radical SAM enzyme, producing MDLQTEKYHSALWWKEADNGKILCTLCPRYCTIGEGQAGFCFIRQNIDGKLYSIGYGKPTGFAIDPIEKKPLNHFLPGTEILSFGTAGCNLGCKFCQNWSISKSKLDSVRSLTASPEDVVALAKKHKVPSIAYTYNDPVIFGEYVIDISKLAREEGIKSVMVTAGYIDKEARKDVYKYIDAANVDLKAFSENFYHKLTFSHLSDVLDTLVWLKNETNVWFEITNLMIPGENDSEEETKLMCEWILNNLGDEVPIHFTAFHPDFKMIEKKNTPAATLLNARKIASNIGIKYCYVGNIHDKRAQTTYCQSCGKALITRDWHSILTNNVTENRCPYCKAQIPGFF from the coding sequence ATGGATTTACAAACAGAAAAATATCATTCCGCACTTTGGTGGAAAGAAGCAGATAATGGAAAAATTCTTTGCACACTTTGCCCGCGTTATTGCACAATCGGTGAAGGACAAGCTGGTTTTTGTTTCATCCGCCAAAATATTGACGGCAAACTTTACTCAATCGGTTATGGCAAACCTACAGGATTTGCAATCGATCCGATTGAGAAGAAACCTCTTAACCATTTTCTGCCCGGTACAGAAATATTAAGTTTTGGAACTGCAGGCTGTAATCTCGGCTGCAAATTCTGTCAGAACTGGTCGATCTCTAAATCAAAATTGGATAGTGTCCGCTCACTCACTGCATCTCCTGAAGATGTTGTAGCCCTTGCTAAAAAACACAAAGTCCCTTCAATAGCTTACACATATAATGACCCGGTAATTTTTGGCGAGTACGTTATTGATATTTCAAAACTTGCTCGTGAAGAAGGAATTAAATCAGTAATGGTAACCGCCGGTTACATTGATAAAGAAGCTCGGAAAGATGTTTATAAATATATTGATGCCGCTAATGTTGATCTGAAAGCATTCTCAGAAAATTTTTATCACAAGTTAACTTTCTCACATCTCTCCGATGTTTTAGATACTCTAGTCTGGCTTAAAAACGAAACAAATGTATGGTTTGAAATAACCAATTTAATGATTCCCGGAGAAAACGATTCTGAAGAAGAAACTAAATTAATGTGCGAATGGATTCTAAATAATCTCGGAGATGAAGTTCCGATTCACTTCACAGCGTTCCATCCCGATTTTAAAATGATTGAAAAAAAAAATACTCCGGCGGCAACATTATTAAACGCAAGAAAGATCGCTTCAAATATCGGGATTAAATATTGTTATGTCGGAAACATTCATGATAAGAGAGCACAAACCACGTATTGCCAAAGTTGCGGGAAAGCTCTAATTACCCGGGATTGGCACTCAATATTAACCAATAATGTGACAGAGAATAGATGCCCCTACTGTAAAGCTCAAATTCCCGGTTTTTTTTAA
- a CDS encoding heme-binding domain-containing protein, giving the protein MRRMIFRTVFVVLVLAFIGIQYIEVDRTNPPVKADLEAPMEIKTIFRTSCYDCHSNQTKWPWYSKVAPISWMIIDDVNDGRKHLNFSEWGTLLSDKREELKKKIWEEISQDEMPLSKYVYLHPGASLEITQKNSLKKWLQSANY; this is encoded by the coding sequence ATGAGACGAATGATATTCAGAACAGTGTTTGTGGTACTTGTTCTCGCATTCATTGGAATTCAATATATAGAAGTTGACCGCACTAATCCTCCGGTGAAAGCAGATCTTGAAGCTCCAATGGAAATAAAAACTATTTTTAGAACATCTTGTTATGACTGTCATTCAAATCAAACCAAGTGGCCGTGGTACAGCAAGGTCGCGCCAATTTCCTGGATGATTATAGATGATGTGAACGACGGGAGGAAACATTTAAATTTTTCTGAATGGGGAACTCTCTTAAGTGATAAACGAGAAGAGCTAAAAAAGAAAATTTGGGAAGAGATAAGCCAAGATGAAATGCCTTTGAGTAAGTATGTTTATTTACATCCGGGTGCGTCTCTGGAAATAACTCAAAAAAATTCTCTTAAGAAGTGGCTGCAAAGCGCTAATTACTGA
- the mfd gene encoding transcription-repair coupling factor, which produces MKSPAEIIIDSLQSLNELKAKIIAGTPREKIYVSPFAGSSRSLFIKSISEKAKQIVLLCPSIQSVNETKVELSILGFENLVVGIDDLSAEVLQEKLTDLNVRQHFILVSTYDLLKIKLPSKNAIDKNTTKIEIGGNLTYDDLIDYFNTINYNRDKYVENPGDFAVRGSIIDLWSYSEKQPCRLEYDGDFLESIRHFDPETQRSLDKLTSVTVAASIISEEENSSDIFDYLDNPFVFASNYELQNLFVEKISDEVETIEEEIDEDLKEELYENDEREKRKEGKKEERKEGKNNLLESLFEKNARWLIEDAIGQYDERIELHLTEAPVVNSNFELLHNFLQEYANKNYQVIIAVENELQSSRLYELLSEFKPANAPDNKALTELFESGKIKIVELAVKNGFIAKSSNIVLLTDYQIFNKPYRTKLSSKAKYKKSRVKDFASIKKGDYVVHVNFGIGQYVGLETIKIGEVEQESIKILYAEGGVVYVNLNYLSLVKKFSSQDNAPPKLTVLGGGEWKSTKKKVKAKIKEAAKELITLYAKRKSAQGFSFSADSIWQKELEASFFYEDTPDQTKVTEEVKRDMESENPMDRLVCGDVGFGKTEIAVRASFKAINDGKQVALLVPTTILAEQHYNTFKDRLTQFPVKVEALSRFQTKAEQKEISKKLENGQVDLVIGTHRLLSKDILFKDLGLLVIDEEHRFGVMAKEKLRSLKANVDTLTLTATPIPRTLNLSLLGARDLSIIATPPPNRQSIYTKVDVFDIHKVREWVLNEIKRNGQIYFVHDRVQSIEKIAAYVQKYIPEIKIGIAHGQMKPSELERVIHNFLNKNYHMLISTKIIESGLDIPNVNTIIVNRADRFGLAELHQLRGRVGRSDRQAYAYFLVPSLNSITKKAVKRLQAIEEYTDVGEGFNLSMRDLEIRGAGNLLGTEQSGFIDSIGFDMYLKLLDEAVEELKQDEFKEVFKDLPRQVERSEPTIDTFFEIGIPKLFMPDQADRLSFYTALFSMIKIEELDEIKEEMIDRFGKLPPNIERLILAATLRFYASFALLERIIVQYNRIIIILPKNERENFYQNRFVPLLTYINSNYSKEIKFVQVKEVLKLEMNNKFNSPEAAMNFLIKFCKEVIEVIS; this is translated from the coding sequence ATGAAATCACCTGCTGAAATTATTATTGATTCGCTTCAATCTCTTAATGAATTAAAAGCAAAAATTATTGCCGGAACACCAAGAGAAAAAATCTATGTCTCGCCGTTTGCCGGCTCATCAAGATCTCTTTTTATAAAATCAATTTCTGAAAAAGCGAAGCAGATAGTCCTTTTGTGTCCGAGCATTCAATCCGTAAATGAAACAAAAGTTGAATTGAGCATTCTTGGCTTTGAAAATCTTGTTGTTGGCATTGATGATTTGAGTGCGGAAGTATTACAAGAAAAGCTAACTGATTTAAATGTACGGCAACACTTTATATTGGTCTCAACTTACGATCTGTTGAAAATAAAATTACCGTCGAAGAACGCGATAGATAAAAACACAACAAAAATTGAAATCGGCGGCAACTTAACGTACGATGACCTCATCGATTACTTTAATACAATTAATTACAACCGCGATAAGTATGTAGAAAATCCGGGCGATTTTGCAGTGCGCGGCTCAATAATTGATTTATGGTCTTACAGCGAAAAGCAGCCATGCCGGCTTGAATACGACGGTGATTTTCTTGAATCAATTCGGCACTTCGATCCGGAAACACAGCGCTCGCTCGATAAACTTACGTCGGTTACGGTGGCAGCTTCAATTATATCCGAAGAAGAAAATTCAAGCGATATTTTTGATTATCTCGACAATCCATTCGTCTTCGCTTCCAATTATGAATTGCAAAATCTTTTTGTAGAGAAAATCTCCGATGAAGTAGAAACAATCGAAGAAGAAATTGATGAAGATCTGAAAGAAGAGCTTTACGAAAATGATGAAAGGGAAAAGAGAAAAGAAGGAAAGAAGGAAGAAAGAAAAGAAGGAAAGAATAATTTATTAGAATCATTATTCGAGAAAAACGCGCGATGGTTGATAGAAGATGCAATTGGTCAATATGATGAACGGATAGAACTTCATTTAACTGAAGCCCCGGTGGTTAATTCTAATTTTGAATTACTCCATAATTTTCTTCAAGAATACGCAAACAAAAATTATCAAGTGATTATTGCAGTTGAAAACGAACTGCAAAGCTCACGTCTATATGAACTGCTCTCGGAATTTAAACCGGCTAATGCACCGGATAACAAAGCACTTACAGAACTTTTTGAATCGGGCAAAATTAAAATTGTAGAACTTGCTGTTAAGAATGGATTTATAGCAAAGAGCAGCAATATAGTTTTATTAACCGATTATCAAATTTTTAACAAACCGTACCGGACAAAACTTTCTTCGAAAGCGAAGTATAAAAAATCACGCGTTAAAGATTTTGCGTCAATTAAGAAAGGCGATTATGTAGTTCACGTAAATTTTGGAATTGGGCAGTACGTCGGTCTTGAAACAATTAAAATTGGTGAAGTTGAACAGGAGTCAATCAAAATTTTATATGCTGAAGGCGGAGTGGTTTATGTCAATCTGAACTATCTCTCTCTTGTAAAAAAATTCTCATCACAAGATAATGCTCCGCCAAAACTTACAGTTCTCGGAGGCGGTGAGTGGAAATCCACAAAGAAAAAAGTAAAAGCGAAAATAAAAGAAGCCGCAAAAGAGCTTATTACACTTTATGCAAAACGAAAATCCGCACAGGGCTTTTCATTCAGTGCCGATTCAATTTGGCAGAAAGAACTTGAAGCGTCATTCTTTTATGAAGATACTCCGGATCAAACAAAAGTAACGGAAGAAGTAAAACGGGATATGGAAAGTGAAAATCCGATGGACCGTTTGGTATGCGGTGATGTCGGTTTTGGTAAAACAGAAATTGCAGTGCGCGCGTCGTTCAAAGCAATCAATGATGGAAAACAAGTCGCTCTTTTAGTCCCCACAACAATTCTTGCTGAGCAACATTACAACACATTTAAAGATCGGCTCACGCAATTTCCGGTTAAAGTTGAAGCTCTATCACGGTTTCAGACAAAAGCAGAGCAAAAAGAAATTTCGAAAAAACTTGAGAATGGGCAAGTTGATTTGGTAATTGGAACTCACCGGCTTCTTTCAAAAGATATTCTCTTCAAAGATTTGGGATTACTTGTCATTGATGAAGAGCATCGTTTTGGCGTGATGGCAAAAGAAAAATTGCGTTCACTAAAAGCTAATGTTGATACATTAACATTGACAGCAACGCCGATACCCCGGACCCTAAACCTTTCGCTGCTAGGCGCACGCGATCTCTCAATCATTGCAACTCCGCCGCCAAACCGCCAGTCAATCTATACTAAGGTTGATGTGTTCGATATTCACAAGGTACGGGAGTGGGTTCTGAATGAAATTAAACGTAACGGACAAATATATTTTGTTCACGACCGAGTTCAATCAATTGAAAAAATTGCTGCCTATGTTCAAAAATATATTCCGGAAATAAAAATCGGTATTGCTCACGGGCAGATGAAACCATCTGAACTAGAAAGAGTGATTCACAATTTTCTAAATAAAAATTATCACATGCTTATCTCAACAAAAATAATTGAGTCCGGACTTGATATACCGAATGTAAATACAATCATTGTTAACCGTGCGGACCGTTTTGGTCTTGCGGAACTTCATCAACTCCGCGGAAGAGTTGGGAGAAGCGACAGGCAGGCGTATGCATATTTTCTTGTTCCGTCTCTAAATTCAATTACAAAAAAAGCAGTTAAGCGTTTGCAGGCTATTGAGGAATATACAGATGTTGGCGAAGGATTTAATTTATCAATGCGTGATCTTGAAATTCGCGGAGCGGGTAATCTACTTGGAACAGAACAAAGCGGATTCATTGATTCAATCGGGTTCGATATGTACCTCAAACTTCTTGATGAAGCAGTTGAAGAATTGAAACAGGACGAGTTTAAGGAGGTCTTTAAAGATTTGCCGCGTCAGGTGGAGCGTTCCGAACCCACAATTGATACATTCTTCGAAATTGGAATTCCAAAATTATTTATGCCGGATCAAGCAGACCGGTTAAGTTTTTACACTGCACTCTTCTCAATGATAAAAATTGAAGAGCTTGACGAAATCAAAGAAGAAATGATTGACCGCTTCGGCAAGCTTCCTCCCAACATTGAACGGCTAATACTTGCGGCGACTTTAAGATTCTATGCATCCTTTGCTCTCCTTGAACGGATTATTGTTCAGTACAACCGGATCATTATTATTCTTCCTAAAAATGAAAGAGAAAATTTCTATCAGAACAGATTTGTGCCGTTGTTGACATACATCAATTCGAATTACTCAAAAGAGATTAAATTTGTTCAGGTGAAAGAAGTTCTAAAACTGGAGATGAATAACAAATTTAATTCACCGGAAGCCGCAATGAATTTCTTAATTAAATTTTGCAAAGAAGTGATCGAAGTCATTTCATAA
- a CDS encoding DUF72 domain-containing protein produces MSRLKIGTCSWKYDSWRGIVYSHEPKINYLKEYSQHFNTVEIDQWFWSLHGINKVTLPKHDVVKAYRISVPNDFIFTIKIPNSISLTHLYKAEKSDSLIPNPHFLSHDLLSEFINIIKPMKDNLGPLMFQFEYLNKDKMKSQFEFQGLMREFVKQLPEGFDFSIEIRNPDYLNEDYFRFIREHKLGHVFLQGYFMPSIFDIYKRYKDYIKDYVIIRLHGTDRHGIENRSGGEWNKILDPKDKELEQVVLMVQELLERNVDVYLNVNNHYEGSAPLTIQKINFLLNNI; encoded by the coding sequence ATGTCCCGATTAAAAATTGGAACATGCAGTTGGAAATACGATTCATGGCGCGGAATAGTTTACTCACACGAGCCTAAAATCAACTATCTCAAAGAATATTCACAGCATTTCAACACAGTTGAAATTGATCAATGGTTTTGGTCTTTGCACGGAATTAATAAGGTTACACTTCCAAAACATGACGTTGTTAAGGCATACAGAATCTCTGTACCGAATGATTTTATATTCACAATCAAAATTCCGAATAGTATTTCGTTAACCCACCTTTACAAAGCCGAAAAATCTGATTCTCTGATTCCTAATCCTCATTTTCTTTCGCATGATCTCCTTTCTGAATTTATAAATATCATCAAGCCGATGAAAGATAATCTTGGACCGTTGATGTTTCAGTTCGAGTACTTGAACAAAGATAAAATGAAATCGCAATTCGAATTCCAAGGTTTAATGCGTGAGTTTGTTAAGCAGCTTCCGGAAGGATTTGATTTTTCGATTGAGATCAGAAATCCCGACTATCTTAACGAAGACTATTTCCGTTTTATAAGGGAACATAAACTGGGGCATGTTTTTCTGCAAGGGTATTTCATGCCGTCGATATTTGATATTTACAAACGATACAAAGATTATATAAAAGATTATGTAATTATCCGGTTGCACGGAACAGACCGTCATGGAATTGAAAACCGCTCGGGCGGAGAATGGAATAAAATTCTTGATCCGAAAGATAAAGAGCTTGAACAGGTTGTCCTGATGGTTCAAGAACTTCTGGAACGGAATGTGGATGTTTATTTGAACGTGAATAATCATTATGAGGGCTCTGCGCCGTTAACAATTCAAAAAATTAATTTTCTTTTAAATAACATATAA
- a CDS encoding YbjQ family protein gives MDHSLITTTFTLDGYRIVKQLGVVKGIVVRSRSVIGTIGAGLQTIFGGNITLFTELCEKTRSDAFELMVQHGQAIGANALLGVRYDATEVMGGVTEVLCYGTAVVVERI, from the coding sequence ATGGATCATTCTCTTATCACAACAACATTCACACTTGACGGATACAGAATTGTAAAACAACTTGGTGTTGTTAAAGGAATTGTCGTACGCTCGCGTTCTGTAATTGGAACGATAGGCGCCGGATTGCAAACAATTTTTGGAGGCAACATAACGCTATTCACAGAGCTCTGCGAAAAAACGCGCTCTGATGCTTTTGAATTAATGGTTCAGCACGGACAGGCAATTGGCGCTAATGCTCTTCTTGGTGTCCGTTACGATGCAACGGAGGTTATGGGCGGCGTTACGGAAGTTTTGTGTTACGGAACTGCAGTGGTTGTAGAACGTATATAA